A window of the Acidimicrobiales bacterium genome harbors these coding sequences:
- a CDS encoding Zn-dependent hydrolase: MDTPVQRVDADRLWSRLMAMAEIGATPAGGSNRQALSDDDAAGRELFVGWAREAGCTVAMDRIGNLFVRRPGRDPELPPVMTGSHLDTQPTGGRFDGVYGVLGGLEVIERLNDLGIVTRHPIEVVVWTNEEGSRFPRSMMGSGVWAGQANLEATYALCDLDGISVGDELERLGWVGELPAAPRPLAAYLELHIEQGPILETEGVEIGVVTGVQGLRWYNVTIHGFPSHAGPTPMQVRRDPAKAIARLVADVYAAVDDAGPAARATFAMFRSEPSSPNTVPERLQCTLDLRHPDRAVLDELESRMRTIARRVADECGVTVDIDLGNDSPPVVFDADCVTAVDTAAEALALSRRSMVSGAGHDACYVAGVAPTAMIFVPCEGGLSHNEAEAITQEQAEHGASVLLGAICAIAEVVEP, from the coding sequence ATGGACACCCCGGTGCAACGAGTCGACGCCGATCGGCTCTGGTCTCGGTTGATGGCGATGGCCGAGATCGGCGCGACGCCGGCCGGTGGCTCGAACCGGCAGGCGTTGTCCGACGACGATGCAGCCGGCCGTGAGCTCTTCGTCGGTTGGGCCCGGGAAGCCGGGTGCACGGTGGCCATGGACCGAATCGGGAACCTGTTCGTCCGTCGGCCCGGTCGTGATCCCGAACTCCCCCCGGTGATGACAGGCAGCCATCTCGACACCCAGCCGACCGGCGGCCGATTCGACGGTGTCTATGGCGTCCTCGGCGGTTTGGAGGTGATCGAGCGTCTCAACGATCTCGGTATCGTCACCCGCCATCCGATCGAGGTCGTCGTGTGGACCAACGAGGAGGGATCCCGCTTCCCCCGGTCGATGATGGGTTCCGGCGTGTGGGCCGGCCAGGCCAATCTCGAAGCGACCTACGCGCTCTGCGATCTCGACGGCATCTCGGTCGGCGACGAACTCGAGCGCCTCGGCTGGGTGGGTGAGCTCCCGGCCGCCCCTCGGCCGCTCGCTGCCTACCTCGAACTGCACATCGAGCAGGGTCCGATTCTCGAAACCGAAGGTGTCGAGATCGGTGTCGTGACCGGTGTGCAGGGGCTGCGGTGGTACAACGTCACGATCCACGGGTTCCCGTCACACGCCGGTCCGACCCCGATGCAGGTCCGGCGTGACCCGGCGAAGGCGATCGCCCGCCTCGTCGCCGACGTCTACGCCGCCGTCGACGATGCCGGTCCTGCGGCCCGGGCCACGTTCGCCATGTTCCGGTCGGAGCCGTCGTCGCCGAACACCGTGCCCGAACGGTTGCAGTGCACCCTCGACCTTCGCCACCCCGACCGGGCGGTGCTCGACGAGCTCGAATCGAGGATGCGCACCATCGCTCGGCGAGTAGCCGATGAGTGCGGTGTCACCGTCGACATCGACCTCGGCAACGATTCGCCGCCGGTGGTTTTCGATGCCGACTGCGTCACTGCGGTCGACACCGCTGCCGAAGCGCTGGCATTGAGCCGTCGCTCGATGGTGAGCGGCGCCGGCCACGACGCCTGTTACGTCGCGGGTGTCGCTCCCACGGCGATGATCTTCGTTCCCTGCGAAGGTGGCCTGTCGCACAACGAAGCCGAGGCGATCACGCAGGAACAAGCCGAGCACGGGGCGTCAGTACTCCTCGGTGCCATCTGCGCCATCGCCGAGGTGGTCGAGCCCTAG
- a CDS encoding sigma factor-like helix-turn-helix DNA-binding protein, whose product MTFEEFAATSARRVRAALVAAYGPEVGMDAAAEAMAYGWENWDRLEAMGNPAGYMYRVGQTAAAKLRRPQGLLPAPPADRLPDVEPRLVPALNELTEHQRICVVLVHAYGWPQVEVAELLEITPQTVRTHLQRALSHLQTSLEVIDDVN is encoded by the coding sequence ATGACCTTCGAGGAGTTTGCGGCAACGTCGGCGCGACGAGTGCGCGCTGCCTTGGTTGCCGCCTACGGCCCCGAGGTCGGGATGGATGCGGCGGCCGAGGCAATGGCCTATGGCTGGGAGAACTGGGATCGTCTCGAAGCGATGGGAAACCCCGCCGGCTACATGTACCGAGTGGGCCAGACCGCCGCGGCCAAGCTGCGCCGTCCGCAGGGCCTCCTACCGGCGCCTCCTGCCGATCGGCTCCCCGACGTCGAGCCCCGCCTCGTTCCTGCGCTCAACGAACTGACCGAGCACCAGCGGATCTGTGTGGTGCTGGTCCATGCCTACGGATGGCCCCAGGTCGAGGTCGCCGAGCTCCTCGAGATCACACCGCAGACCGTACGAACGCACCTGCAACGAGCGCTGTCCCACCTGCAGACCTCCCTGGAAGTGATCGACGATGTCAACTGA